TGCCCCGCCCGAAGACCGCGAAGGTCGGCGGCAAGCCGCTGGTCGGACGGGAACTCCTGGGCTGGGTGGGCGAGTTCCTGGCCACGGTGCTGGGCTCGTAGCGGGCGGGGAAGGCGCGGCCGGGTGGACCCCGGCCGCCCGCGGGTGCGGCGACGGCGTGAAGCCGTCCGCGGAGCTTTCCTGCTCCGCGGACGGCCACGTCAGGCTCGCGGACCGGCTTGCGGACAGCGGCGGCCGGAGGGATCTCCGCAGGGTTCCCGGCTACGGGTTCTCGGGCCGGTCCTCGTCCATCCCCATCCGCTCGTGCAGCTGCTGCTGCCCCGAGTCGACCTGGGTCTCGTGCTTGTTGCCCGTCTTCTCGTTGATCCGCCGCTCCGCGGCGTCGGACATGTCCCTGGTCTTGTCCTGTGCCGCCTTGTGGCTCTTGAACCTGTCGAAGATGCCCATGCAGAGCTCCCTTCCCGGAGGTGACTCTCCATCGACGATATTCCCGTGATGTGCGAGATGCCCACTTGAGACCGTTGTGGTCTGGACCTCCCGGCCGCTTCCGAGCGCCCCCTCGCTAGGGTGTGTGCCGGTCCTCGTCAGGGGAAGCCGCCCTGTGCGGGGTGGGCAGCAGCCGGACAGGGGAGGGGCGCGTGAGGCGTCTGAGGGGTGGGGCGGCGGTCGCCGTCGCGTTGGTGTGCGCCGTGACGGCGGCGGGCTGCAAGGAGCAGACCGCCGGCGCGGGCTCCCGTGGCCCGGGCGCGACGGCGGGCACGGGAAAGGCGGGCGGCGGGGCGGCCCTCGCCGCGGCCGGGTCGCTGCCGGTGAAGGGGCGTGCCCCCAAGACCGGTTACGACCGCGAGCAGTTCGGCTCCGCCTGGGCGGACACGGACTCCAACTCCTGCGACACCCGCGACGACATCCTCAAGCGGGACCTGGAGAAGGTGAGGTTCACCGGCGGCGTCTGCAAGGTGTCCTTCGGGGTGCTGGAGTCGGATCCCTACTCGGGGAAGGCCGTGACCTACCGGCGCGGCAGCAGCAAGGTCGACATCGACCATGTCGTCGCCCTGTCCGACGCCTGGCAGAAGGGCGCCAAGTACTGGGACGCCGCCAAGCGGATAGCGCTCGCCAACGACCCGCTCAACCTGCTGGCCGTCGACGCGAGCACCAATCGTTCCAAGGGGGACGGCGACACGGCGACGTGGCTGCCGCCGAACAAGGCCTACCGCTGCACCTACGTCGCGGCGCAGGTCGCCGTGAAGAAGAAGTACCAGCTGTGGGTCACCGCGGCGGAGAAGTCCGCGATGGAGGAGGTGCTGTCGGCCTGCCCCGCGCAGCGACTGCCCGCCGGGGGCAACCCGACCAAGGCCCCGGGCCGCTTCCGCGCGGGATGAGCCCGCGCGGGGACGCCCCCCGGTTCACGGCCGACGGCCCCCGGTTCACGGCCGGCGGCTGATGGCTGACGGGCTGGCTGACGGCTACCGGCCGTACGGGTACCCCTGCTGGTACGGGTTCGGGTGGCCCGCTCCGTACGCCGGAGCCGCCGCCGGGGCCTTCTTGTCGAACATCGCGAACAGCAGCATCCCGGTCGCCATCAGCAGGGTGATGAGGAACATGGCGCCGAAGAACGCGTCCGAGTCGTCGTTGTCGGAGGCCACCGTGCACGTCACGATCGACACCTCGTACAGCGCGAACGAGCAGAAGGCCGCCCAGTCCGAGGACAGGCCGCGGCGGATCCCCACGTAGAGGAACGGCACCCACGCCAGGAAGCCCAGCGAGATCCACACCAGCACCACCCAGGCGAGCCGCTCGAACCAGCCGCCCTCCAGCCGTCTCACCGTGCCGGTCACGGTCGTCGTCGGCATCGTCATGTCGCCCCCCAAGGTCACCAGGGAGCAAGGGTAGGACATGGGCGGCCCGCGTCA
The window above is part of the Streptomyces sp. NBC_00425 genome. Proteins encoded here:
- a CDS encoding antitoxin — translated: MGIFDRFKSHKAAQDKTRDMSDAAERRINEKTGNKHETQVDSGQQQLHERMGMDEDRPENP
- a CDS encoding HNH endonuclease family protein; the encoded protein is MRRLRGGAAVAVALVCAVTAAGCKEQTAGAGSRGPGATAGTGKAGGGAALAAAGSLPVKGRAPKTGYDREQFGSAWADTDSNSCDTRDDILKRDLEKVRFTGGVCKVSFGVLESDPYSGKAVTYRRGSSKVDIDHVVALSDAWQKGAKYWDAAKRIALANDPLNLLAVDASTNRSKGDGDTATWLPPNKAYRCTYVAAQVAVKKKYQLWVTAAEKSAMEEVLSACPAQRLPAGGNPTKAPGRFRAG